From a region of the Patescibacteria group bacterium genome:
- a CDS encoding ComEC/Rec2 family competence protein, with amino-acid sequence MEINRAKVILVSLVLIIGLIWSAILSLPDNQLHLVFCDVGQGDATLIYQGSNQILIDGGPDQRVLSCLSHYLPFWDREIEMVIATHPESDHITGLIDVIERYKVKQFVINSVGKDSAVFQEFQAAVLAEKAAVYFPKAGDRIEINSLVLSFLWPRTQEKVLGVSTEREVNDTSLVFELAYGQFEALLTGDISTKVESQLSLEDIEVLKVAHHGSKYSTDKKFLKESHPELAIVSVGKNSFGHPTSEVIERLSQAGVKLLRTDQEGEIEVVSNGETWYTQ; translated from the coding sequence CTGATAATCAATTGCATTTGGTTTTTTGTGATGTAGGTCAGGGAGATGCGACTCTGATTTACCAAGGTTCTAATCAGATTTTGATTGATGGCGGCCCAGATCAGCGGGTTTTAAGTTGTCTGTCTCATTATTTGCCTTTTTGGGATCGAGAAATTGAAATGGTGATTGCCACTCATCCAGAATCAGATCACATTACTGGCTTGATTGATGTGATTGAAAGATACAAAGTGAAACAGTTTGTTATTAACTCAGTCGGTAAGGATTCAGCGGTTTTTCAAGAATTTCAGGCAGCTGTTTTAGCGGAAAAAGCGGCTGTTTATTTCCCTAAGGCTGGTGATAGGATAGAGATTAATTCCTTGGTTTTAAGTTTTTTGTGGCCTCGGACTCAAGAAAAAGTTTTAGGGGTGAGTACGGAGAGAGAGGTTAATGATACCTCTCTTGTTTTTGAGTTGGCTTATGGCCAATTTGAAGCTCTTTTAACTGGCGATATCTCCACTAAGGTTGAGAGTCAGTTGAGTTTGGAGGATATTGAGGTTTTGAAGGTAGCTCATCATGGGAGTAAATATTCAACTGATAAAAAGTTTTTAAAAGAATCTCATCCCGAATTGGCGATTGTTTCTGTTGGTAAAAATTCCTTTGGTCATCCCACTTCAGAAGTAATTGAGAGATTAAGTCAGGCGGGAGTTAAGTTATTGAGAACTGACCAAGAGGGAGAAATCGAGGTTGTGAGTAATGGCGAAACTTGGTATACTCAATGA